One window from the genome of Vanessa tameamea isolate UH-Manoa-2023 chromosome 13, ilVanTame1 primary haplotype, whole genome shotgun sequence encodes:
- the LOC113394908 gene encoding uncharacterized protein LOC113394908 isoform X3 has product MAAANLVRNAFNGLLRKSTTYKTPVVCRLSSVTLQQKYHTVKAIARTYNIQQLQNGVQYQRKRQFATGPVRKITQEEIEERVMKVCKAYDKLVSTQKQKIGVRNYSGGPPLTLDLIQSRVILVLQLYDKISPEKLSLESHFINDLGLDSLDHVEIIMAMEDEFGFEIPDSDAERLLKPKDIVQYVADKEDIYD; this is encoded by the exons ATGGCTGCAGCAAATCTTGTTCGAAATGCTTTTAATGGATTATTACGAAAATCCACTACTTACAAAACGCCTGTAGTATGCAGATTATCATCTGTAACGTTACAGCAAAAATACCATACAGTTAAGGCTATTGCTAGAACATATAATATTCAGCAGTTACAAAATGGG GTTCAATATCAGCGTAAACGACAATTCGCTACCGGGCCCGTGCGTAAAATAACACAAGAGGAGATCGAAGAACGAGTGATGAAAGTGTGCAAGGCTTACGACAAACTGGTTTCAACTCAG AAACAGAAAATCGGAGTTCGGAACTATAGCGGTGGGCCTCCTCTTACACTCGATCTTATTCAAAGTAGGGTGATTCTAGTACTCCAACTATATGACAAAATTAGCCCAGAGAAG tTATCTCTTGAATCCCACTTCATTAATGATCTAGGGCTGGATTCCCTTGATCATGTTGAAATCATCATGGCTATGGAGGATGAGTTTGGCTTTGAAATCCCCGATTCAGATGCTGAGAGACTTCTTAAACCCAAAGACATTGTCCAATATGTTGCTGACAAAGAAGATATCTatgattaa
- the LOC113394908 gene encoding acyl carrier protein, mitochondrial isoform X1, which translates to MAAANLVRNAFNGLLRKSTTYKTPVVCRLSSVTLQQKYHTVKAIARTYNIQQLQNGVQYQRKRQFATGPVRKITQEEIEERVMKVCKAYDKLVSTQLSLESHFINDLGLDSLDHVEIIMAMEDEFGFEIPDSDAERLLKPKDIVQYVADKEDIYD; encoded by the exons ATGGCTGCAGCAAATCTTGTTCGAAATGCTTTTAATGGATTATTACGAAAATCCACTACTTACAAAACGCCTGTAGTATGCAGATTATCATCTGTAACGTTACAGCAAAAATACCATACAGTTAAGGCTATTGCTAGAACATATAATATTCAGCAGTTACAAAATGGG GTTCAATATCAGCGTAAACGACAATTCGCTACCGGGCCCGTGCGTAAAATAACACAAGAGGAGATCGAAGAACGAGTGATGAAAGTGTGCAAGGCTTACGACAAACTGGTTTCAACTCAG tTATCTCTTGAATCCCACTTCATTAATGATCTAGGGCTGGATTCCCTTGATCATGTTGAAATCATCATGGCTATGGAGGATGAGTTTGGCTTTGAAATCCCCGATTCAGATGCTGAGAGACTTCTTAAACCCAAAGACATTGTCCAATATGTTGCTGACAAAGAAGATATCTatgattaa
- the LOC113394908 gene encoding acyl carrier protein, mitochondrial isoform X2: MAAANLVRNAFNGLLRKSTTYKTPVVCRLSSVTLQQKYHTVKAIARTYNIQQLQNGRKRQFATGPVRKITQEEIEERVMKVCKAYDKLVSTQLSLESHFINDLGLDSLDHVEIIMAMEDEFGFEIPDSDAERLLKPKDIVQYVADKEDIYD; this comes from the exons ATGGCTGCAGCAAATCTTGTTCGAAATGCTTTTAATGGATTATTACGAAAATCCACTACTTACAAAACGCCTGTAGTATGCAGATTATCATCTGTAACGTTACAGCAAAAATACCATACAGTTAAGGCTATTGCTAGAACATATAATATTCAGCAGTTACAAAATGGG CGTAAACGACAATTCGCTACCGGGCCCGTGCGTAAAATAACACAAGAGGAGATCGAAGAACGAGTGATGAAAGTGTGCAAGGCTTACGACAAACTGGTTTCAACTCAG tTATCTCTTGAATCCCACTTCATTAATGATCTAGGGCTGGATTCCCTTGATCATGTTGAAATCATCATGGCTATGGAGGATGAGTTTGGCTTTGAAATCCCCGATTCAGATGCTGAGAGACTTCTTAAACCCAAAGACATTGTCCAATATGTTGCTGACAAAGAAGATATCTatgattaa
- the LOC113394909 gene encoding protein HID1: protein MGNADTKLNFRKAVVQLTSKSQPIDASDESFWDQFWSETVTNVQDVFALVPGAEIRALREESPNNLATLVYKAVEKLVKIVDSSCRTQREQQTALNCSRLLTRVLPYMLEEPEWHSFFWSSLPAASENDSVPLAQSLINAICDLLFCPDFTVVSTKRSGPERAEELSSLDSCEYIWAGGVGFARSPPRSAQHEAARAELLRLLLTCCGETVYKPAAQAASHHNKWIAYLTSPENRHALPLFTSLLNTVCSYDPVGLGLPYNHLLFADTLEPLVEVALQVLIVTLDHDTSNVVNEDSDERLPDNLFINYLSRIHRDEDFQFALRGVTRLLNNPLQQTYLPNSSKKVALHQELLVLFWKMCDYNKKFMYYVLKSSDVLEVLVPILYHLNDSRADQSRVGLMHIGVFILLLLSGERNFGVRLNKPYTATVPMDIPVFTGTHADLLVVVFHKIITTGHQRLQPLFDCLLTILVNVSPYLKTLSMVSSTKLLHLLEAFSTPWFLFSRPHHHHLVFFLLEMFNNMIQYQFDGNSNLVYTIIRKRGVFHALANLPHEHAAIARSLAAARAPPAALPRSRSAESVAEAAMEGSRPAQPAEPGTLNATLPDTPAIATMTERESAHPPAREQLLPRRDGDGEDRSPERARVAQKEGLRVGAEAGGAGDGEWRPSGEWVSSWRGRLPLQTIMRLLQVLVPQVEKICIDKGLTDESEILRFLQHGTLVGLLPVPHPILIRKYQANAGTAAWFRTYMWGVIYIRNVDPPIWYDTDVKLFEIQRV from the exons atggGTAACGCGGatacgaaattaaattttaggaaAGCTGTTGTTCAGCTTACATCAAAATCTcag ccTATCGACGCTTCTGATGAAAGTTTTTGGGATCAATTCTGGTCAGAGACGGTAACAAATGTACAAGATGTGTTTGCTTTGGTACCTGGGGCGGAGATACGTGCATTACGCGAAGAATCACCAAATAATTTAGCAACACTTGTATACAAGGCTGTTGAGAAGTTGGTGAAAATTGTTGATAGTAGCTGTAGGACTCAGCGTGAACAACAAACAG CTTTAAACTGTTCGAGATTGCTGACGCGTGTCCTGCCTTATATGCTTGAGGAACCCGAATGGCACAGCTTCTTCTGGTCGTCGTTGCCGGCTGCTTCTGAGAACGATTCCGTACCACTAGCACAATCGCTCATCAATGCTATctgt gatCTCCTCTTTTGTCCAGATTTCACAGTCGTGAGCACGAAAAGATCGGGGCCT GAGCGCGCGGAGGAGCTGTCGTCGCTGGACAGCTGCGAGTACATCTGGGCGGGCGGCGTGGGCTTCGCGCGCAGCCCGCCGCGCAGCGCGCAGCACGAGGCGGCGCGCGCCGAGCTGCTGCGCCTGCTGCTCACGTGCTGCGGCGAGACCGTGTACAAGCCCGCCGCGCAGGCCGCCTCGCACCACAACAAGTGGATCGC ATATTTAACAAGTCCCGAAAACCGTCACGCGTTGCCTCTGTTCACTTCTTTGCTGAACACGGTGTGCTCGTACGACCCGGTGGGGCTCGGCCTTCCGTACAATCATTTGCTGTTCGCTGACACCTTGGAGCCTTTAGTTGAG GTAGCGCTCCAAGTTTTGATCGTGACTTTGGACCATGACACAAGTAATGTCGTCAACGAGGATTCTGATGag CGGCTTCCTGATAACCTCTTCATCAACTACCTATCCCGTATCCACCGAGACGAAGACTTTCAGTTCGCCCTACGAGGAGTGACACGACTCCTCAATAATCCTCTTCAGCAGACCTACCTCCCCAATTCAAGTAAGAAGGTGGCCTTACATCAGGAGCTACTCGTCTTGTTCTGGAAGATGTGTGACTACAATAAG aaattCATGTACTACGTCTTGAAAAGTAGTGACGTTCTCGAAGTTCTGGTACCGATATTGTATCACCTGAACGATTCGCGCGCTGACCAGT CTCGCGTGGGCCTGATGCACATCGGCGTGTTCATCTTGCTGCTCCTGTCCGGCGAGAGGAACTTCGGCGTTCGTCTCAACAAGCCGTACACCGCCACTGTGCCCATGGACATTCCGGTGTTCACCGGCACTCATGCGGACCTGCTGGTCGTCGTCTTCCACAAGATCATCACCACTGGGCACCAGAGACTGCAGCCACTATTCGATTGTCTGCTCACGATCCTCGTCAAtg TATCACCGTACCTGAAGACTCTCTCGATGGTGTCGTCGACGAAGCTGCTGCACCTGCTCGAGGCGTTCAGCACGCCGTGGTTCCTCTTCTCGAGACCCCACCACCATCACCTCGTGTTCTTCCTCCTCGAGATGTTCAACAACATGATTCAGTATCAGTTCGACG GGAACTCCAACCTGGTGTACACGATCATCCGCAAGCGCGGCGTGTTCCACGCGCTGGCCAACCTGCCGCACGAGCACGCCGCCATCGCGCGCTCGCTGGCCGCCGCGCgagcgccgcccgccgcgctgcCCAG GTCCCGCAGCGCGGAGTCGGTGGCGGAGGCCGCCATGGAGGGGTCGCGACCCGCGCAGCCCGCGGAGCCCGGCACGCTCAATGCGACGCTGCCCGACACGCCAG CGATCGCGACGATGACGGAGCGCGAGTCGGCGCACCCGCCGGCGCGCGAGCAGCTGCTGCCGCGGCGCGACGGCGACGGCGAGGACCGCAGCCCCGAGCGCGCGCGCGTCGCGCAG AAGGAGGGGCTGCGCGTGGGCGCggaggcgggcggcgcgggggacGGGGAGTGGCGGCCGAGCGGGGAGTGGGTGTCGAGCTGGCGCGGCCGCCTGCCGCTGCAGACCATCATGCGCCTGCTGCAGGTGCTCGTGCCGCAGGTGGAGAAGATATGCATCGACAA GGGTCTGACGGACGAGTCGGAGATCCTGCGCTTCCTGCAGCACGGCACGCTGGTGGGGCTGTTGCCCGTGCCGCACCCCATCCTCATCCGCAAGTACCAGGCCAACGCGGGCACGGCCGCCTGGTTCCGGACCTACATGTGGGGCGTTATATACATACG